From Desulfomonilia bacterium, the proteins below share one genomic window:
- a CDS encoding NADPH-dependent 7-cyano-7-deazaguanine reductase QueF yields MKEILLGKKIEGKRRRDAGILYPVKRPEPRVMMHGFDIWRAYEISWLNPKGCSVAGIMELTYPIKSANIVESKSLKLYLNGMAFERFDSKDEFITTIKNDLQPVLVSPWIEVRIYEGDDLEAILPSKIDGICIDGLDTGISIYKPDPGLLKTSNEWASQRLVSNLLHTNCPITSQPDWATVVVDYTGPEISHHSLLAYICSFRDHEDFAEACCEKIFADISVACAPERLVVQCLYTRRGGIDINPLRSSNDIRSEDVKPVRHIRQ; encoded by the coding sequence ATGAAGGAAATATTGCTGGGCAAAAAGATCGAAGGTAAACGCAGACGGGATGCTGGAATCTTGTACCCCGTAAAAAGGCCGGAACCCCGTGTCATGATGCATGGTTTTGACATATGGAGGGCTTATGAAATTTCCTGGCTGAACCCGAAAGGTTGTTCTGTCGCAGGTATAATGGAGCTGACATACCCTATAAAGAGCGCTAATATTGTCGAGTCGAAATCATTAAAACTGTATCTTAACGGTATGGCATTCGAGAGGTTTGATTCAAAGGATGAATTCATAACGACAATAAAAAATGACCTTCAGCCGGTCCTTGTTTCCCCCTGGATTGAGGTCAGGATTTATGAAGGTGATGATCTAGAGGCAATATTACCGTCAAAAATTGACGGCATCTGCATAGACGGCCTGGATACCGGGATATCCATTTACAAGCCCGATCCCGGGCTTTTGAAAACTTCTAATGAATGGGCCAGCCAAAGGCTTGTAAGCAATCTTCTTCACACCAACTGCCCGATTACATCCCAGCCGGACTGGGCAACCGTTGTCGTAGATTACACGGGGCCGGAAATATCTCATCATTCTCTTCTTGCCTATATCTGTTCGTTTCGTGACCATGAGGACTTTGCAGAGGCCTGCTGCGAAAAGATATTCGCCGATATAAGCGTTGCTTGCGCGCCTGAAAGGCTTGTAGTGCAGTGCCTTTACACTAGGCGCGGCGGCATAGACATCAATCCTTTAAGGTCTTCCAACGATATCAGATCGGAAGATGTCAAACCCGTAAGGCATATACGTCAATAG
- a CDS encoding sulfite exporter TauE/SafE family protein has translation MASAVIVGLLSGFLAGLVGIGGGFIFVPLIMTVYGNIDIHKAIATSSGFAVAAGLSSFVTHMRKGAPYVDIMALFLAGSLAGAVAGPHISIMISAKILTKLFAAIVFLPALMRALRFSIKPRTIYIVMLGFLIGCFSSMFGIGGGILLMPILIQAFNLDLRRSLTTSALFIAVNSTIATAVYASRGFVAWDILLLAAPAGIAGAFFGAKTSHRLKPAYIRAILIMIMLGVVVKMLLE, from the coding sequence GGGTTCATATTTGTCCCCCTGATCATGACCGTATACGGCAATATTGACATCCATAAGGCAATAGCCACATCAAGCGGTTTTGCCGTTGCCGCCGGCTTGAGCTCTTTTGTTACCCATATGCGAAAAGGGGCCCCTTATGTCGATATAATGGCCTTGTTCCTTGCAGGAAGTCTGGCAGGAGCTGTTGCAGGCCCGCATATCTCAATAATGATCTCCGCAAAGATCTTGACTAAACTCTTTGCCGCAATTGTCTTTCTGCCTGCACTCATGCGAGCTCTCAGGTTTTCCATTAAACCAAGGACCATTTATATTGTAATGCTGGGGTTTCTGATAGGATGCTTCTCATCCATGTTCGGGATAGGCGGCGGGATACTCCTTATGCCGATTCTCATACAGGCGTTCAACCTCGACCTGAGAAGGTCTCTTACCACATCGGCGCTCTTTATTGCAGTCAACTCGACCATTGCCACAGCAGTATACGCCAGCAGGGGTTTTGTAGCCTGGGATATCCTTCTGCTTGCCGCCCCTGCGGGAATTGCAGGGGCCTTCTTCGGGGCAAAAACCTCTCACAGGCTTAAACCTGCATATATCAGAGCCATCCTCATTATGATCATGCTCGGGGTTGTAGTGAAAATGTTGCTTGAATAG